The following coding sequences are from one Plasmodium knowlesi strain H genome assembly, chromosome: 9 window:
- a CDS encoding SICAvar, type I, with protein MSGEAGGGSTTSLFETWMKEVLRKTQSTDPTGTAQKITDELRKDFEEAWKKLQNSLMQPGVGEIGKLCSPDFAESIWGGGKGKEFKNEYVKDLCAGLMGIRYFMSGITELGRSKVEVEAKLSEGQWLARCTVGMLALSEIYGDHCNLDRIIGKISNEVEDNLRRHNGKGMNDEMIHKCEGKVDATALLIGKSLLQDKIKQWTQQKRDAGLKGGGYRIGTLWGNRWSKVCNEGKKTPETQERRKKEYLKANASSMTKLMKLDTAQNESKVMPLSDVLIGESKDYSLDLDKLTKVFENAMQKDSTDTAAVAQAIMKEIAKESDEKLAENCIKNTLDDKGGKDNALCKRLDCMKYLWQNVPSGVQGTNEDFWDSKVKALWKELSDVMVKANGNADGNCGQVNDNGTLRQATPSEKTACNYLHAGLNELYNPTTTSSPTGDENNILSTKNSLFRQTMGCFLLHAYAKHIKKNATCIIDNGIERAFDLGKKLSDDSNGNCSGGKGPCVPCQWNDTSMENCTVQTGTQEAGIPGDKVEGIFKKDEDQNISTMLTAINKMNKLCDYMECIASHLNSPNGKQSAEKFWTTTGEVGQLWGELQGAMMEESVNGQCDKMDNGSRPATKPEKKACQHLTKFFTKLKDITTSKGTDNKIFDEHPSLKRAMGCFLLHAYAKKMKKDAKCEIEAGIKKAFDTAGKGLSDNCNGSGGTEPCVPCEWNEKDYESCEIHTNGNKKEKVEEKLDKVKKRIEGTTTAIVNGMNETKSLCDQLQCAAGKWFNEHSKGSTGSGTATPKKTWCQFWNEGVRPTLQTMFQHIEKNNANNTNSPCDQFGDENADSVERRACNHITAGLDYIKNSTSSGNGNPLLDRAVGCIALNLYADQIITKSEDSCPIDKDKISKMFEEWNKKNSCSVNGGGNNNCFQCIRQPKFNNCQLSVDSNLINTPSQSNGNCNTDATEAVRVKDQMNKFLNEDPSQSQSPSQSILEVNTTLTTITDITKSPLCTQLQCAAKKWNSTEGKSGKPTWQNLWTKDGEVEQLWTQLSEAMKTNSGTDTNGNQCAKMDDGTPNGQRDATNPEKKACNYLHAGLTALYKTNGATAPSPSSGDEKILDKNLLLRQTVGCILLKEYAKKMKEESTCVIQSGIKKAFGSWGPITNANCSGGTEPCVPCQWNDDSIDKCELSIIDAAGGTTQMKVADKLKRVKSKMENEVSTTLTKINEMTTLCEYIRCAAPKWFKNRVTTSGGTSNPAKNWCDFWEEVGVKPELKTMFQHIESEAAKKVNNSNTTICQQFGDGNSESVERKACNHITAGLDYIKKISSSTTTKAGHQDDDKFFKQSMMCAALNLYATKIRKEMENSCPIDETKIEEMFDKWNKQNNNSSCNGVRSVSNNGCFLCSRQNEDFKKCELSVPSALVETTKNGQNCTDNATKVETKMDVLLKDEDTTKIKEKLSHINKMDDNFCTQLQCAAKQFYVKKKKGKSSEVNWNALMDKIGKELTALLNNMNNATKQSAAEQYCNDANVAWSTKGHTERRTNRAACLHFAAGLQHIYGRPNGPKLGPVNGPSFAQTMGCLFLKEYAKQLKDLANKKKQGNSWVHPLCDIKEGIDQAFEKSKDIMEASPLCNKNGSTDSCFVCTQEEDYNNCKIGDDDIGSKSNELFKNESKQDQMEKTLENTVCPILLTDLLTPFLPLAPVSIGLSAMAYYLWKYFGPPGKGGARFRRSPTEIPGPSVQEHLLDHVEEAGPHEYRLVKERKPRSAPTRTKRSGRDPAGGGRVNRRTIIEIHFEVLDECQKGDTQLNQKDFLELLIQEFMGSALMEEEQVPKEEVLMEPVPMELVPIEEVHSLGFVV; from the exons ATGTCAGGGGAAGCAGGTGGTGGTAGTACCACGTCCTTGTTCGAAACATGGATGAAGGAAGTGCTCAGGAAGACCCAGAGTACGGATCCCACCGGCACGGCACAAAAAATTACA GATGAATTGAGGAAGGATTTTGAGGAagcatggaaaaaattgcagaaCTCCTTGATGCAGCCAGGGGTCGGGGAAATAGGGAAGCTCTGCAGTCCGGACTTTGCAGAATCCATATGGGGTGGAGGCAAGGGGAAGGAGTTCAAGAATGAATATGTCAAAGATCTTTGTGCGGGTTTAATGGGTATTCGTTATTTCATGAGTGGTATAACGGAATTGGGAAGATCGAAGGTGGAGGTCGAAGCGAAACTCAGCGAAGGTCAGTGGCTTGCTCGATGCACTGTGGGCATGCTTGCTCTTTCCGAAATTTATGGGGATCATTGTAATTTGGACAGAATTATAGGGAAAATATCGAACGAGGTGGAGGATAACTTAAGGAGGCATAATGGTAAAGGCATGAATGATGAAATGATTCATAAgtgtgaaggaaaagtggaTGCCACCGCTCTTCTCATTGGCAAATCACTCCTCCAAGATAAAATCAAGCAGTGGACACAGCAGAAGAGGGACGCAGGGTTGAAGGGGGGGGGCTATCGAATAGGGACACTCTGGGGCAACAGATGGTCGAAGGTAtgtaatgaaggaaagaagacgCCGGAAACGCaggagagaaggaagaaggaatatttAAAGGCTAATGCAAGTAGCATGACTAAGCTCATGAAACTGGACACCGCCCAAAATGAGAGTAAGGTAATGCCTTTATCAGACGTTCTCATAGGTGAAAGTAAAGATTATTCATTGGACTTAGACAAATTAACGAAAGTATTTGAGAATGCTATGCAGAAGGACAGTACTGACACTGCTGCAGTAGCTCAGGCCATAATGAAGGAGATAGCGAAAGAATCTGATGAAAAATTAg CCGAAAATTGTATTAAGAACACATTGGATGACAAGGGCGGCAAGGACAATGCTTTATGCAAACGCCTAGATTGCATGAAATATTTATGGCAGAATGTACCATCAGGAGTACAGGGCACCAAT GAAGACTTTTGGGACAGTAAGGTAAAGGCGCTGTGGAAAGAACTGTCTGATGTAATGGTGAAGGCAAATGGCAATGCAGATGGAAATTGTGGTCAAGTGAATGATAATGGCACCCTCAGACAAGCAACTCCGTCTGaaaagacggcatgcaattatttgcatgccggcttaaaCGAACTGTACAATCCGACGACGACGTCGTCGCCGACAGGCGACGAGAACAACATCCTATCTACAAAAAATTCGctgtttagacaaacgatgggttgtttcttacttcacgcgtatgcaaaacatataaaaaaaaatgcgactTGCATCATTGATAATGGGATAGAGAGGGCATTCGATCTTGGAAAGAAACTCAGTGATGATTCTAATGGTAATTGCAGTGGTGGCAAGGGAccttgtgtcccttgccaatggaATGATACCAGCATGGAGAATTGCACCGTGCAGACTGGCACACAGGAAGCGGGCATTCCAGGGGACAAAGTGGAAGGCATCTTCAAGAAAGACGAGGACCAAAACATTAGTACAATGCTAACtgcaataaataaaatgaataaattatgTGACTATATGGaatgtatagcatcccaCTTAAATTCGCCCAATGGAAAACAAAGTGCG GAAAAATTTTGGACGACAACCGGCGAAGTGGGACAACTGTGGGGAGAATTGCAAGGCGCCATGATGGAAGAAAGCGTAAACGGACAATGTGATAAAATGGATAATGGCAGTAGACCTGCTACCAAgccggaaaaaaaggcatgccAGCATCttacaaaatttttcacCAAACTGAAGGACATTACAACGTCTAAAGGCACTGATAACAAAATCTTCGATGAGCACCCATCATTGAAACGggcgatgggttgttttttacttcacgcttatgcaaagaagatgaaaaaggaCGCCAAATGTGAAATAGAAgcaggaattaaaaaagctTTCGACACTGCTGGTAAAGGTCTCAGTGATAATTGCAATGGTTCTGGTGGCACGGAACCTTGTGTTCCGTgcgaatggaatgaaaaggacTATGAAAGTTGCGAAATTCACACGAATGgcaacaaaaaagagaaggtagAAGAGAAGTTAGACAAAGTTAAGAAAAGAATTGAGGGCACCACAACTGCCATCGTGAACGGCATGAACGAAACAAAGTCTTTATGTGAccaactccaatgtgccgcAGGGAAGTGGTTCAATGAGCACAGTAAGGGTAGCACTGGTAGTGGTACTGCTACTCCAAagaagacttgg tgtcaATTTTGGAATGAGGGCGTCAGGCCAACATTGCAAACGATGTTCCAACACATCGAGAAGAACAATGCAAATAATACTAATAGTCCATGCGATCAGTTTGGTGATGAAAATGctgatagtgttgaaagaagggcatgtaatcatatcacagcaggtttaGACTACATTAAAAACAGTACAAGCAGTGGTAATGGCAACCCACTGCTCGATCGAGCAGTgggttgtattgctcttaacctttatgctgatcaaataattacaaaatCTGAAGATTCATGTCCCATTgataaggacaaaataagTAAAATGTTTGaagaatggaataaaaaaaattcatgttcGGTTAATGGTGGTGGTAATAATAATTGTTTCCAGTGCATAAGACAACCAAAATTTAATAATTGCCAACTAAGTGTTGACAGCAATTTGATTAATACACCATCACAATCAAATGGAAATTGCAATACTGACGCAACTGAAGCAGTTAGAGTCAAAGatcaaatgaataaattcCTCAACGAGGACCCATCCCAATCCCAATCCCCATCTCAATCCATCCTCGAAGTGAATACCACCTTAACTACTATCACTGACATTACAAAATCTCCTTTgtgtactcaactccaatgcgcagcaaaaaaatggaactcgACAGAAGGCAAAAGTGGAAAACCCACTTGG CAAAACCTCTGGACAAAGGATGGCGAAGTAGAACAACTATGGACACAATTGTCCGAAGCAATGAAGACAAATAGTGGTACAGACACTAATGGAAATCAATGTGCTAAGATGGATGATGGCACTCCCAATGGTCAGAGGGATGCCACTAaccctgaaaagaaggcatgcaattatttgcatgccggatTGACTGCACTCTACAAGACGAATGGGGCGACGGCGCCGTCGCCGTCGTCGGGCGACGAGAAAATCCTGGATAAGAACCTACTGTtgagacaaacagtgggttgtatccttcttaaggaatatgcaaaaaaaatgaaagaagaatcGACTTGTGTTATCCaatcaggaataaaaaaagcatttGGTTCATGGGGTCCAATTACTAATGCTAATTGCAGTGGTGGCACGGAACCTTGTGTTCCGTGCCAATGGAATGATGACAGCATTGACAAATGCGAACTTAGCATAATTGACGCAGCTGGCGGAACCACCCAAATGAAAGTAGCggacaaattaaaaagagtAAAGTCTAAAATGGAGAACGAAGTATCTACCACCCTaacgaaaataaatgaaatgaccACTTTATGCGAATACATTAGATGCGccgcacccaaatggttcaaaaatCGAGTGACCACGTCAGGAGGAACTAGCAATCCTGCAAAgaattgg tgtgacttttgggagGAGGTAGGAGTCAAACCGGAACTGAAGACGATGTTCCAACACATCGAGTCTGAAGCAGCGAAGAAAGTAAATAACTCTAATACCACAATCTGCCAACAGTTCGGTGATGGTAATTCTGaaagtgttgaaagaaaagcttgtaatcatatcacagcaggtttagactacattaaaaaaatttcaagtAGTACTACCACTAAGGCCGGTCATCAGGATGATGAtaagttttttaaacaatctatgatgtgcgcagcacttaacctttacgcaactaaaataagaaaagaaatggagaatagttgtcccattgatgagacaaaaatagaagaaatgtTCGATAAATGGAATAAACAGAATAATAATTCTTCATGTAATGGTGTTCGTAGTGTTAGTAATAATGGTTGTTTTCTTTGCTCAAGGCAAAATGAAGACTTTAAGAAATGCGAACTAAGTGTTCCCAGCGCTCTGGtggaaacaacaaaaaatgggcaaaattGTACTGATAACGCTACTAAAGTGGAGACTAAAATGGACGTTCTCCTCAAAGACGAGGACACCACCAAAATTAAAGAGAAATTGTCccacataaataaaatggacgacaatttctgtactcaacttcAGTGCGCAGCAAAACAATtctacgtaaaaaaaaaaaaaggaaaaagcagCGAAGTGAATTGG aATGCCTTGATGGATAAGATCGGAAAGGAATTAACGGCACttttaaataatatgaaCAACGCTACAAAGCAGTCGGCTGCTGAACAGTACTGCAATGACGCCAACGTCGCATGGAGTACTAAGGGCCATACAGAAAGGCGAACAAATagagcagcttgtttgcatTTTGCTGCAGGACTGCAGCACATTTATGGCCGCCCCAACGGCCCTAAGTTGGGCCCTGTtaatggcccatcgtttgcacaaacgatgggttgtttatttcttaaagaatatgcaaaacaattgaaaGACTTggcaaataagaagaaacaaggaaatagttgggtacatcctctttgtgacataAAGGAAGGGATAGATCaagcttttgaaaaaagtaaagacatTATGGAAGCATCACCTTTATGCAACAAGAATGGTAGTACTgattcttgttttgtgtgcacacaagAGGAAGATTATaataattgcaaaattggcgaTGACGATATAGGAAGTAAATCTAATGAATTGTTCAAAAACGAATCGAAGCAagaccaaatggaaaaaacattagagaatacagtttgtcccatccttcttacggatctccttaccccttttcttcctttggctcctgtctctattggcctttctgctatggcttattacctttggaag tattttggtcctcctggtaaaggaggagcacgtttcagaagatctcctactGAAATACCcggtccatcagtacaggaacacctactcgatcatgtggaagaagccggtccacatgaatatcgattagtgaaggaacgaaaacctcgttctgctccaacgagaacgaaacgttctggtcgcgatCCTGCTGGCGGTGGCCGCGTAAATcgccgcacgattattgaaattcattttgaagtgttggacgaatgtcaaaaaggggacacacaattgaaccagaaggattttctggaacttttgattcaagagttcatgggaagcgcattaatggaagaagaacaggttcctaaggaagaggttcttatggaacctgttcctatggaacttgttcctattgaagaggttcacagtttagggttcgtggtttag
- a CDS encoding oxysterol-binding protein, putative, translating into MLSGKYLNLKLFSEKKNSLASTSAEGSRGSHRSDAQNDGGSHTHRYNRDKRIIHEGWLNKWTNIIGSYRPRYFVLENGILRYSIDKFSPTKETFGLSHCKIKVCPDDPLHFEIDTTEQGVLYLKADFPEDKHKWYISFKKAQLNYLQGRHSRKGYMGINNFNVSTNSEFIWKIINNSNDLCKSRTMSSVGEGKKGMESHAGEDGQGVNSQKGKTEQTGKLDKTSSCVTLDNAEENIKAHGMKKINLDDVFISCTDFEDKSPTLCLMENVVSLKEITRDLIKNSQLSEANSILRKMKLESNYKLNSDNVGPLLYQLSNSIECIDVVIEKYITCTDMLLKEENMQLKCMNKSLKLLAKQNYFLEKSQDKKSFSDLEDKVRNHLEKFNLYVNDEESEEEENEDMFFDCDGESLCEEENVPSNVLGSDDTITNEEARTKSITERGHPRYANSGGTSTERHPLGESPEGRNESEEEKEKEEEEKVPPPDGSLILPLTLHTNEGETSERTEEHCQVDVNTEENVVPAERYTNETGETNESDLHLIQLCTGRNIKSLNFNRIDIYTDNRIKRRTKLPSPRADIKISMWSLLKDCIGKDLSRIGMPIYLNEPFSFLQRLAEDFQYVYLLQRASMEVESTSRLAYVTAFTISPYASVIGRTFKPFNPLLGETYEVTHRKFFFVSEQVVHHPPITAYHCHNEYMENFASITVNVQILGKSVEVTIPGSSHLILRYRKRANSPTRGKRHTNECTTRLGRSYFFDYAEDANVDECKVGTCASTKRNSGDADTHSAHCPDEGGSPHKVDPQRSDPLPGTESTKYDQEHYTYERANMIIHNIIFGKLWVELHGNILIRNHNNGDFSIVRYIRKGWFDNEIHKVRAVVCDRYKNIIFYIYGKWSEEIYIAYVKHLKKQEYDSYFFNADGSENANHFNRNTLNEFIGNVDWQFYENNVDLLNGVCVWKASKRPKHSEIYYGFNNMTMELNEITPEYDPSKGAPIACTDSRFRPDQRSYENGNIEVAMSEKQRLENKQRMNSKKYMGKNSYRPKWFYKHKDPIYKDRDMYLFNNEYWVAKKKGLFADTPDIF; encoded by the coding sequence ATGTTGAGCGGGAAATATCTGAACCTGAAATTGTTCAGCGAGAAGAAGAACTCCTTGGCGAGCACTAGCGCAGAAGGGTCCAGAGGGAGTCACAGAAGCGACGCGCAAAATGATGGAGGAAGCCACACGCACAGGTATAACAGAGACAAGAGAATAATTCACGAGGGGTGGCTAAATAAGTGGACAAATATAATTGGAAGTTACAGACCAAGATACTTCGTGTTGGAAAATGGCATACTAAGATACTCGATAGATAAATTCTCTCCAACGAAAGAGACCTTTGGTTTGTCGCAttgcaaaataaaagtgtGTCCTGATGACCCACTGCACTTTGAAATTGACACCACTGAGCAGGGCGTGCTCTACCTAAAGGCAGATTTCCCAGAAGACAAGCACAAGTGGTATATATCTTTTAAGAAGGCACAACTGAATTACCTACAAGGCAGACATAGCAGGAAGGGGTACATGGGCATCAACAATTTTAATGTATCCACAAATTCAGAGTTCATATGGAAAATTATAAACAACAGTAATGATTTATGTAAGAGTAGAACAATGAGCTCAGTtggggaggggaagaagggtATGGAGAGCCACGCCGGTGAGGATGGACAGGGGGTGAATTctcaaaaagggaagacagAACAAACGGGCAAGTTAGACAAAACTTCATCCTGTGTCACATTGGACAATgcggaagaaaatataaaagcacatggaatgaagaaaataaaccTAGACGATGTATTCATTAGTTGTACCGATTTCGAAGACAAGAGTCCAACTCTCTGTCTTATGGAAAATGTGGTGTCGTTAAAGGAAATTACGAGAGACTTGATAAAGAATTCACAACTTAGTGAAGCGAACTCCATTCTcaggaaaatgaaattggAGTCCAACTACAAATTGAACAGTGATAATGTAGGACCTCTTCTCTACCAATTGTCTAACTCAATTGAGTGCATAGATGTTGTCATTGAGAAATACATCACCTGCACGGATATGCTcttgaaggaggagaacATGCAGTTGAAGTGCATGAACAAATCGTTGAAATTGTTAGCCAagcaaaattattttctggAGAAATCACAGGACAAAAAAAGCTTTAGTGATTTAGAAGATAAGGTAAGAAATCACTTGGAGAAATTTAACTTGTACgtgaatgatgaagaaagtgaggaggaagagaatgAAGACATGTTTTTCGACTGCGATGGTGAGTCACTTtgtgaggaggaaaatgtacCCTCCAATGTTCTTGGATCTGATGACACGATCACCAACGAGGAGGCGCGGACGAAGAGCATAACCGAAAGGGGACATCCGAGGTATGCCAACTCAGGAGGAACTTCCACCGAGCGCCATCCCCTTGGAGAATCACCCGAAGGGAGGAACGAAtcagaggaggagaaggagaaggaagaagaagaaaaagtacccCCCCCAGATGGGTCACTCATCCTCCCATTAACACTCCAtacaaatgaaggagaaacgAGCGAAAGGACAGAGGAACACTGCCAGGTGGATGTGAACACAGAAGAGAATGTCGTCCCGGCTGAGAGATACACGAATGAAACAGGCGAGACGAACGAAAGCGATCTGCACTTAATCCAACTGTGCACCGGAAGAAATATAAAGTCACTAAATTTTAACCGAATCGATATATACACAGACAACAGAATTAAGAGGAGGACCAAACTGCCAAGTCCACGAGCAGACATAAAAATTAGCATGTGGTCCCTGTTGAAGGATTGCATCGGGAAGGATCTCTCCCGCATAGGAATGCCTATTTATCTGAATGAacccttctcatttttacaaaGACTGGCAGAAGATTTCCAATACGTGTATCTGCTCCAGCGCGCTTCCATGGAAGTTGAGAGTACTAGTAGACTTGCGTACGTGACGGCCTTTACGATATCTCCCTACGCTTCCGTCATCGGTCGAACGTTTAAGCCATTCAACCCTTTATTAGGCGAAACGTATGAAGTGACGCACAGGAAATTCTTCTTCGTGTCGGAGCAGGTAGTCCACCACCCCCCTATCACTGCATACCACTGCCACAATGAGTACATGGAAAACTTTGCTAGCATAACTGTGAATGTACAAATATTGGGGAAGTCAGTTGAGGTCACTATACCGGGGTCCAGTCACCTGATCCTTAGGTACCGGAAGAGGGCAAATTCTCCAACGAGGGGGAAAAGACACACGAACGAATGTACAACACGCTTGGGTAggagttatttttttgattatGCGGAAGATGCCAACGTGGACGAATGTAAAGTGGGCACGTGCGCCTCGACCAAGAGGAACAGCGGGGACGCAGATACGCACAGTGCACACTGCCCCGATGAGGGAGGCAGTCCGCATAAAGTCGATCCACAGAGAAGTGACCCTTTACCTGGCACAGAATCAACCAAGTACGACCAGGAGCATTACACGTATGAAAGGGCCAACATGATAATTCACAACATCATTTTTGGGAAGTTGTGGGTCGAGCTGCATGGAAACATACTCATAAGAAATCACAACAACGGAGATTTTTCGATTGTCCGTTACATTCGCAAGGGATGGTTTGACAACGAGATCCACAAGGTAAGAGCAGTCGTATGTGATCGctacaaaaatattattttctatatatacGGAAAGTGGTCAGAAGAAATTTACATAGCTTATGTaaagcatttaaaaaaacaggaaTACGATTCATACTTTTTCAATGCCGATGGATCTGAAAATGCTAACCACTTTAACAGAAATACGTTGAATGAGTTTATTGGCAACGTTGACTGGCAGTTCTATGAAAATAATGTGGATCTCCTAAACggagtgtgtgtgtggaagGCCTCCAAACGGCCGAAACATAGTGAAATATATTACGGATTTAACAATATGACCATGGAATTGAACGAAATCACTCCCGAATATGATCCATCCAAGGGTGCACCTATTGCCTGTACAGACAGCAGATTCAGGCCCGATCAGAGGAGTTACGAAAATGGCAATATTGAAGTTGCTATGAGTGAAAAACAGAGACTTGAAAACAAGCAAAGAATGAACTCGAAGAAATACATGGGGAAAAACTCCTACAGGCCGAAATGGTTTTACAAGCACAAGGATCCCATTTATAAGGACAGGGATATGTACCTCTTCAACAATGAGTACTGGGTCGCGAAGAAGAAGGGGCTGTTCGCGGACACGCCCGACATATTCTGA